From the Balearica regulorum gibbericeps isolate bBalReg1 chromosome 4, bBalReg1.pri, whole genome shotgun sequence genome, one window contains:
- the LOC142601798 gene encoding uncharacterized protein LOC142601798: MAPRGSLLLLALLLLLAAAVPPCPGQHWSHGWYPGGKRDLGPPPALQVSAPLWRCRPPPCPPRREEPLLGAALRRR; encoded by the exons atGGCACCCCGCgggtccctgctgctgctggcgctgctgctgctgctggccgcCGCCGTCCCCCCGTGTCCGGGGCAGCACTGGTCCCACGGCTGGTACCCGGGGGGCAAGCGGGACCTcggcccccccccggccctgcag GTCTCGGCCCCGCTCTggcgctgccgcccccccccgtgtcccccgcGGCGGGAGGAACCGCTGCTG GGGGCTGCGCTGCGCCGCCGGTGA
- the MRPS26 gene encoding small ribosomal subunit protein mS26 yields MLPALRRCRPGPLLGAALGPAARPGPAPGSAPVWGPRLVPVRGRKSRHDPPAKSKASRLKVPPPVDPEELLVVTERYRQHRLVLGALRAEFRAEVVQKKREALLSQEDSAELMEEHRRLMAWNEAENARQRARREERIRKEEEERKRQKLQAAENKARIMEAFLKEKEKEVLQLQEEAKTFITLENLDARIEECLDNPRNYNFAIDKDGRIVKRTVLS; encoded by the exons ATGCTGCCGGCGCTGAGGCGCTGCCGCCCGGGGCCGCTCCTGGGGGCCGCGCtgggccccgccgcccgcccgggaCCCGCACCCGGCTCCGCACCCGTCTGGGGGCCGCGGCTGGTCCCGGTGCGGGGCCGCAAGTCGCGGCATGACCCCCCCGCCAAGTCCAAGGCGTCGCGGCTGAAGGTGCCGCCGCCCGTCGACCctgaggagctgctggtggTCACGGAGCGGTACCGGCAGCACCGGCTGGTCCTCGGCGCCCTCCG GGCCGAGTTCAGGGCCGAGGTGGTGCAGAAGAAGCGGGAGGCACTGCTGTCCCAGGAGGACTCGGCGGAGCTGATGGAGGAACACCGGCGCCTGATGGCCTGGAACGAGGCGGAGAATGCCCGGCAGCGGGCACGCAG agaggaaagaattaggaaagaagaggaagaacgGAAGAGGCAGAAGTTACAGGCTGCGGAGAACAAGGCCAGGATAATGGAGGCTTtcctgaaggagaaggagaaggaggttcTCCAGCTGCAG GAGGAAGCCAAAACCTTCATCACCCTTGAGAACCTGGACGCACGGATTGAGGAGTGCCTGGACAACCCTCGCAACTACAACTTCGCCATCGACAAGGATGGGCGGATTGTCAAACGGACAGTGTTGTCTTAG
- the LOC104634622 gene encoding oxytocin-neurophysin 1 isoform X1, which produces MCKQEPAPYIYTTALRDEKPKKLPDPAAMPCKALAVCLLGLLALSSACYIQNCPIGGKRAALDIRKCLPCGPRNKGHCFGPNICCGEELGCYIGTSETLRCQEENFLPTPCESGRKPCGGSGGSCAAPGICCSSGEGSAGAASLPGLSPRGSSHTV; this is translated from the exons ATGTGTAAGCAGGAGCCAGCACCATATATATACACGACCGCTCTCCGGGATGAGAAGCCGAAAAAGCTTCCCGACCCTGCAGCCATGCCCTGCAAGGCGCTCGCCGTCTGCCTCCTGGGGCTCCTGGCTCTCTCCTCCGCTTGCTACATCCAGAACTGCCCCATCGGGGGCAAACGCGCAGCGCTGGACATCAGGAAG TGCCTGCCCTGTGGTCCCAGGAACAAAGGCCACTGCTTCGGTCCCAACATCTGCTGTGGAGAAGAGCTGGGTTGTTACATCGGCACCTCCGAAACCCTGCGGTGCCAGGAGGAAAACTTCTTGCCGACACCCTGCGAATCGGGACGTAAACCCTGCGGTGGGAGCGGAGGAAGCTGTGCCGCCCCCGGCATCTGCTGCAGCAGCGGTgagggcagcgccggggccgcGTCCCTGCCAGGGCTCTCGCCACGGGGGTCCTCGCACACCGTATAG
- the LOC104634622 gene encoding neurophysin 1 isoform X2, with the protein MCKQEPAPYIYTTALRDEKPKKLPDPAAMPCKALAVCLLGLLALSSACYIQNCPIGGKRAALDIRKCLPCGPRNKGHCFGPNICCGEELGCYIGTSETLRCQEENFLPTPCESGRKPCGGSGGSCAAPGICCSSEGCAVDSSCDQEMLIA; encoded by the exons ATGTGTAAGCAGGAGCCAGCACCATATATATACACGACCGCTCTCCGGGATGAGAAGCCGAAAAAGCTTCCCGACCCTGCAGCCATGCCCTGCAAGGCGCTCGCCGTCTGCCTCCTGGGGCTCCTGGCTCTCTCCTCCGCTTGCTACATCCAGAACTGCCCCATCGGGGGCAAACGCGCAGCGCTGGACATCAGGAAG TGCCTGCCCTGTGGTCCCAGGAACAAAGGCCACTGCTTCGGTCCCAACATCTGCTGTGGAGAAGAGCTGGGTTGTTACATCGGCACCTCCGAAACCCTGCGGTGCCAGGAGGAAAACTTCTTGCCGACACCCTGCGAATCGGGACGTAAACCCTGCGGTGGGAGCGGAGGAAGCTGTGCCGCCCCCGGCATCTGCTGCAGCAGCG AGGGTTGCGCGGTTGACTCATCCTGCGACCAAGAAATGCTGATTGCATAG